A part of Paenibacillus sp. sptzw28 genomic DNA contains:
- a CDS encoding acyltransferase — MAKTIESCLVDRRKNNFDFIRLMAASLVIFSHCFPLTLPSENAEEPLMILSGGQITLGNLSVMIFFVVSGFLITQSFVYSQNLRKFLIARVLRIFPALLFLILATVFILGPIVSTGSVQAYFSNPETYTYLTTIFLHQFGDTPGLPSVFETNVHEGVVNGSLWTLEYEFICYLVVAFMGVLKILNKPFALLLLIASIIIYNIPLGFTLGIDLIKHTAYFLQYFSAGMLCFLFRDKIAINHYYASISFVILAVLTFTGGVKDGLIVFGTYLIIYLVFNPSIKLNNSSKYGDFSYGLYIFAFPIQQTITMYLYPNINPYTEFLLALPLTLLCSIFSWHVLEKNALKLKPGKANNPPKIREVNLKVSV; from the coding sequence ATGGCAAAAACAATTGAAAGCTGTCTTGTTGATCGAAGGAAAAACAATTTTGATTTTATTAGGCTTATGGCCGCTTCATTGGTTATTTTTTCTCATTGTTTTCCATTAACTTTACCATCTGAGAATGCTGAAGAGCCTTTAATGATTCTATCTGGTGGACAGATTACACTGGGGAATTTGTCCGTTATGATCTTTTTTGTCGTAAGCGGTTTTTTAATCACTCAAAGCTTTGTATATAGTCAGAACCTTAGAAAATTCCTGATTGCACGCGTATTAAGGATATTTCCTGCGTTACTTTTTCTCATATTGGCGACTGTGTTTATTTTGGGGCCGATTGTTTCCACCGGCTCGGTACAAGCTTACTTCTCAAATCCTGAGACATACACATATCTGACCACCATTTTTCTGCACCAATTTGGTGATACCCCCGGATTGCCTTCTGTATTTGAGACTAATGTTCATGAGGGTGTGGTCAATGGTTCTTTATGGACGCTTGAATATGAATTTATATGTTATCTGGTTGTAGCTTTTATGGGTGTTCTGAAAATATTGAATAAACCGTTCGCGCTTCTATTGCTTATCGCCTCCATAATAATCTACAATATTCCGCTGGGATTTACGCTCGGGATAGACCTCATTAAGCACACCGCCTACTTCTTGCAATACTTTTCGGCCGGTATGTTATGTTTTTTATTCAGGGACAAAATTGCAATTAATCATTACTATGCATCGATATCATTTGTCATATTGGCGGTGTTGACGTTTACTGGCGGAGTCAAAGATGGGCTAATTGTATTTGGAACTTATTTAATTATTTACCTGGTGTTCAATCCAAGCATCAAATTAAACAACTCATCTAAGTATGGAGATTTTTCTTATGGCCTGTATATATTTGCCTTTCCAATCCAACAAACAATCACTATGTATTTATATCCTAATATCAATCCGTACACCGAATTTTTATTAGCCTTACCATTGACACTGCTATGCTCGATTTTCTCATGGCATGTACTTGAAAAGAACGCCTTGAAGCTCAAACCGGGGAAAGCAAATAATCCTCCGAAGATTCGGGAAGTAAATTTGAAAGTATCGGTTTAG
- a CDS encoding O-antigen ligase, producing MQFGGYLVLKRSTTLMLTLAIIVVSYAITFNWLLAPIAACGIVLLYLISNFKITLVFVLFASTMNGLNIASPLLKLENASILLSIAAIFLFVTYKRGKMFLSSEVACFIIFIAYSYYVSSRYSPVFDQSVHGMIQITIAFLGLVVMLQLRNYDFQSQLSLIKVYVLISVLQTIYGLASFTAYRLNGSILGGLMFGQGAESVTLKGTFIEANLFGAFVAVGLILCLALLINKMVAHVRLWYLASIILFVGLVFSWTRSAWIGFALALAVMAVYNFRSFLNPKTVVRLAVTLTLIVVPSFLLIQNQFDHVSGENGLFISKLSHLFDHTSGTGGYRVQQFNSALDDVQGHELLGKGYYSIKVYGSTAWISNMYLFIYHDTGIVGCIIFFLVILSIMIKGVRGIKRTRDKQRKIMITALLSGALLYLFSFNFTPGHTLSMFWIHLGLLLAVAGNSREEEMPDKPVIRVKEEM from the coding sequence TTGCAATTTGGAGGGTATTTAGTTTTAAAACGCTCTACTACCTTGATGTTGACTTTAGCAATTATAGTCGTTTCATATGCGATCACCTTCAACTGGTTACTTGCTCCGATTGCGGCTTGCGGAATTGTTTTATTGTACTTGATCAGCAATTTTAAGATAACGCTTGTTTTTGTGCTTTTCGCATCTACTATGAATGGATTAAATATAGCATCACCGCTCTTAAAGCTGGAAAACGCATCGATATTATTGAGTATTGCAGCAATTTTCCTGTTTGTTACATATAAACGCGGGAAAATGTTTTTAAGCAGCGAAGTGGCCTGCTTTATTATATTCATAGCTTATAGCTACTATGTATCATCTCGATATAGCCCAGTTTTTGACCAATCCGTGCACGGAATGATACAAATCACCATTGCTTTTCTCGGACTTGTTGTAATGCTGCAGCTTAGAAATTACGACTTTCAATCCCAATTAAGTCTGATTAAAGTATATGTGCTCATCAGTGTACTGCAAACTATTTACGGTCTGGCCAGTTTTACGGCGTATCGGTTAAACGGTTCGATTCTCGGCGGGCTAATGTTTGGCCAAGGTGCGGAATCCGTCACTTTGAAGGGCACATTCATTGAAGCGAATCTATTTGGCGCTTTTGTTGCGGTCGGTCTCATTCTTTGCCTTGCCCTGCTCATCAATAAGATGGTTGCTCATGTTAGGCTATGGTACTTGGCTTCAATTATTTTATTCGTCGGACTGGTTTTTAGTTGGACGAGGTCGGCTTGGATCGGTTTTGCTCTTGCGTTGGCGGTGATGGCAGTCTATAACTTTAGGAGCTTCTTAAACCCCAAAACAGTCGTTCGCTTAGCAGTAACTTTAACGCTTATCGTTGTACCGTCGTTTCTTCTTATTCAGAATCAGTTTGATCATGTTTCGGGAGAAAACGGTCTGTTCATCTCAAAGTTAAGTCATCTATTTGACCATACCAGCGGCACCGGAGGATATCGCGTCCAACAATTCAACTCTGCCCTGGATGATGTTCAAGGTCATGAGCTGCTGGGTAAAGGTTACTATTCGATTAAGGTATACGGTAGCACGGCATGGATCTCGAACATGTATTTGTTTATTTACCACGACACCGGGATAGTAGGCTGCATCATATTCTTCCTAGTCATCTTGAGCATCATGATAAAGGGGGTACGTGGCATTAAAAGAACCCGGGACAAGCAAAGAAAAATTATGATTACAGCTTTGCTGTCCGGGGCCTTGTTATATTTATTCAGTTTCAATTTCACGCCCGGCCATACCCTATCGATGTTTTGGATCCATTTAGGTTTACTCCTTGCAGTTGCAGGAAACAGCAGAGAAGAAGAGATGCCGGACAAACCGGTCATAAGAGTCAAGGAAGAGATGTGA